Proteins co-encoded in one Papaver somniferum cultivar HN1 chromosome 5, ASM357369v1, whole genome shotgun sequence genomic window:
- the LOC113278756 gene encoding B3 domain-containing transcription factor VRN1-like, whose protein sequence is MGETNEWSSLGEEQRPKFYMIIHNSVIQDGSIELPAKFVKKIEKDPVDDDGVAVLKVPSGVEWRVKMTRKSDGGVWFSNGIPTFIDCYSISAGHFLFFRYDGNSQFHVVIFNMRGSEIEYHLFEDDNNSNSNDSTSHSNEAENMECFEIQGSQEEHVDYMETLSGDSSPDRDESDEDNDEDEVAKKKPSKLAGSKRKSRSLSSSNPKEYVVRANEIERSFASTSTNPFFRIIVQTSYVEHKYMPIPWTFIRYFPEDLKDVKVVAVSDRREWKIRVLRSKTDLKLNKGVADFMNKKNGLNLKVGDVLIFEIVKRRYLVLKVHVFPATG, encoded by the exons atgggagAAACTAATGAATGGTCTAGTTTGGGAGAAGAGCAAAGACCTAAGTTTTACATGATCATTCATAACTCCGTCATTCAAGATGGGTCTATT GAATTACCGGCAAAATTTGTCAAGAAGATTGAAAAGGATCccgttgatgatgatggtgttgcaGTCCTCAAAGTTCCGAGTGGTGTTGAATGGAGAGTTAAGATGACACGGAAATCTGATGGTGGTGTTTGGTTTAGTAATGGAATTCCAACATTTATTGATTGCTATTCCATATCTGCTGGACACTTTTTGTTTTTCAGATATGATGGAAATTCTCAATTTCATGTTGTTATTTTCAACATGAGGGGCAGTGAAATTGAGTACCATCTATTTGAAgatgataataatagtaataGTAATGACAGTACTTCTCACTCCAATGAAGCCGAGAACATGGAATGTTTTGAAATCCAAGGCTCCCAAGAAGAACATGTAGATTATATGGAGACTTTGAGTGGTGACTCTTCTCCAG ATCGAGATGAATCGGATGAGGACAATGACGAAGATGAAGTTGCTAAGAAGAAACCTTCAAAATTGGCGGGTTCTAAGAGAAAAAGTAGAAGTCTATCTTCTTCAAACCCCAAGGAATATGTTGTTCGCGCAAATGAAATAGAACGCAGTTTCGCATCGACATCCACAAATCCTTTCTTCAGAATCATAGTGCAgacatcttatgttgagcacaaataCATG CCAATACCATGGACATTCATAAGGTACTTCCCCGAAGACTTGAAAGACGTCAAAGTTGTAGCTGTTTCGGATAGGCGAGAATGGAAGATTAGAGTTCTTCGTTCGAAGACAGACTTGAAGTTAAACAAAGGTGTTGCTGACTTCATGAATAAAAAGAATGGATTGAACTTGAAGGTGGGCGATGTGTTAATATTTGAAATCGTTAAAAGGAGATACCTTGTGCTAAAGGTTCATGTTTTCCCCGCTACTGGATAG
- the LOC113280985 gene encoding protein RIK-like: protein MTDQVYSEESINNSSGVTRQRKKRKWDQPAESFISAGLAVPLNNIGTIVGVTLPGVTPVSTTYSAVPHIFQAPIQQSVASVVQKLNLPKIQDELIAREIVINDAEPTVRYKLTKRQTQEEIQRCTGAVVITRGKYRPPNALNDSEKPLYLHISAGAHLKETAERIVAVDSAASMIEEMLKPRVGSLAASTPFRSIVNSEGQVTQQLETCVFLGFDTDPSLNIAARIRGPNDQYINHIMNETGANVLLRGRGSGNLENPQSQESQQPLHLYLSSISPKNLEDAKLLAENLLDTISVECGASRVSSSKAYNAVPPPQQLLAGVQSSGNEQNENGGVIGARMSSSVYSTAVAPQVSAATLPGMPCVHPQGSVSQNVGSFGYRPPSTTMASYPQPSVSSGTSYSGYGGIYPQATPLQQVALALRQSPYPVTNVTTPSASAGNALSKPSSNPVSDTEKRRAQRRKFQELPVVAKGPAKPHQNSPQGSEFVEPGAVSDSCRNVSNMPPPKKLVQSSSNGMLPPSSSMAMPPPPPLKFAVPKPPSQTTGDKNTTKIKPTSGPPVPDTLTQLMEYGDEDDEDEDLRDDNRGEQEISKISSKSTSAAAPKPFWAM from the exons ATGACAGACCAGGTTTATTCTGAAGAATCTATTAACAATTCATCAGGAGTAACAAGACAAAG aaagaagagaaaatgggatCAGCCTGCAGAATCCTTTATATCAGCTGGATTAGCTGTACCACTGAACAACATTGGGACTATTGTTGGAGTAACACTTCCAGGCGTCACTCCAGTATCTACGACGTACTCGGCTGTTCCTCATATTTTTCAGGCTCCCATCCAACAGAGTGTGGCTTCAGTGGTACAAAAATTAAATTTG CCCAAAATCCAAGATGAGCTGATAGCACGAGAAATTGTCATAAATGATGCTGAACCTACGGTCCGCTACAAGCTCACAAAACGGCAGACACAGGAGGAG ATACAGAGATGCACCGGCGCAGTTGTCATAACTAG GGGAAAATACCGTCCTCCGAATGCATTGAATGACAGTGAGAAACCGTTATATCTTCACATTTCTGCTGGGGCCCAC TTAAAAGAGACAGCAGAAAGGATTGTAGCAGTTGATAGTGCAGCGTCAATGATTGAAGAAATGCTCAAACCCCGCGTAGGTTCTCTTGCAGCTTCTACTCCATTTCGTTCTATTGTCAACTCGGAAGGACAG GTCACCCAACAACTGGAAACATGCGTCTTTTTGGGCTTCGATACTGATCCATCATTAAATATTGCAGCTCGTATCCGAGGGCCAAAT GACCAGTATATAAATCACATCATGAATGAAACAGGAGCAAATGTCTTACTTAGAGGACGTGGTTCAGGAAACCTGGAGAATCCTCAAAGTCAAG AATCACAACAACCACTGCATTTATATTTGTCAAGTATTAGTCCAAAAAATCTTGAAGATGCAAAGCTCCTGGCTGAAAATCTCTTGGACACTATTAGTGTCGAGTGTGGTGCCTCTAG GGTTTCATCATCTAAGGCTTACAATGCTGTTCCACCACCTCAACAGTTGTTGGCTGGAGTTCAAAGCTCTGGGAATGAGCAAAATGAAAATGGTGGTGTAATTGGTGCAAGAATGTCCTCAAGTGTTTATTCTACAGCAGTAGCTCCACAAGTTTCGGCTGCCACACTCCCTGGGATGCCTTGTGTCCATCCGCAAGGAAGTGTTTCACAAAACGTGGGATCATTTGGTTATAGGCCACCATCCACAACTATGGCTTCCTATCCTCAGCCTTCAGTGTCTAGTGGGACAAGCTACAGTGGATATGGTGGCATATATCCACAAGCCACACCATTACAACAAGTTGCCTTAGCCCTTCGACAGTCACCATATCCAGTTACCAATGTAACTACTCCATCAGCATCAGCAGGAAATGCTTTGTCAAAGCCATCTTCCAACCCTGTTAGTGACACAGAAAAACGACGTGCACAGAGGCGCAAGTTTCAGGAGCTACCAGTTGTTGCCAAGGGCCCTGCAAAACCCCACCAG aaCTCACCACAGGGATCAGAATTTGTTGAGCCAGGTGCAGTATCAGATTCATGTAGGAACGTTTCAAATATGCCGCCTCCAAAGAAGTTGGTGCAGTCATCATCAAATGGGATGCTACCACCCTCTTCCTCAATGGCCATGCCCCCACCTCCACCGCTGAAGTTCGCAGTACCTAAACCGCCGTCCCAAACAACCGGGGATAAAAACACAACAAAGATTAAACCAACATCTGGTCCACCTGTCCCTG aTACTTTGACCCAACTCATGGAATACGGGGATGAAGATGACGAGGATGAGGACCTTAGAGATGATAATAGGGGTGAACAAGAAATCTCAAAGATTAGTTCTAAGTCAACGTCAGCTGCTGCTCCTAAACCATTCTGGGCTATGTGA